In Nocardioides faecalis, the following proteins share a genomic window:
- a CDS encoding DNA polymerase IV, with protein sequence MRAQASVLHLDLDAFFAAVEQRDKPSLRGKPVVVGGVGGRGVVATASYEARAFGVRSAMSTREARARCPHAAYLSGRFEAYRAASEAVMGVLRSCSPLVEPLSLDEAFVDLEQADLADLEVPTVTAFAEDLRRRVREVTGGLTASVGVASSKFLAKVASDLRKPDGLFVVAPGTELELLHPMHVKVIPGVGPATVERLRRAGVHTVADLARLGEDELVRVLGRAQGQSLFRLARARDDRAVVPDREAKSVSVEGTYEHDVTDRDQMEAIITRQAADVARRLQGGGLSGRTVTLKVRLYDFTTLSRSSTLDAPTESPAAIARVARGLLRDLDTSGGVRLLGVGVSGLADWVQEDLFGTDAPEDAAENTDKGADEDTGHHSADAPDSLEGPAAEQQAAAQQAAEHVLPEAGVRSRGTQWSPGLDVVHAEHGRGWVWGAGRGVVTVRFETAQSSPGPVRSFRADDPALSRWRPPDSEEPQQPGRARDQ encoded by the coding sequence GTGCGCGCCCAGGCCTCGGTCCTCCACCTGGACCTCGACGCCTTCTTCGCCGCGGTCGAGCAGCGCGACAAGCCGTCGTTGCGGGGCAAGCCGGTGGTGGTCGGCGGGGTCGGCGGCCGGGGTGTGGTGGCCACCGCGTCGTACGAGGCGCGCGCCTTCGGGGTGCGCTCGGCGATGTCGACCCGCGAGGCCCGCGCGCGCTGCCCGCACGCGGCGTACCTCTCGGGGCGGTTCGAGGCCTACCGGGCCGCCAGCGAGGCGGTGATGGGCGTGCTGCGCTCCTGCTCGCCGCTGGTGGAGCCGCTGTCGCTCGACGAGGCGTTCGTGGACCTCGAGCAGGCCGACCTGGCCGACCTGGAGGTGCCCACGGTGACGGCCTTCGCCGAGGACCTGCGGCGCCGGGTCCGGGAGGTGACCGGCGGGCTGACCGCCTCGGTGGGCGTGGCCTCCTCGAAGTTCCTGGCCAAGGTCGCCAGCGACCTGCGCAAGCCCGACGGGCTCTTCGTCGTGGCGCCGGGCACCGAGCTCGAGCTGCTGCACCCGATGCACGTCAAGGTGATCCCCGGCGTCGGCCCGGCCACCGTGGAGCGGCTACGCCGCGCAGGCGTGCACACCGTCGCCGACCTCGCCCGGCTCGGCGAGGACGAGCTGGTGCGGGTGCTGGGCCGCGCCCAGGGGCAGTCGCTGTTCCGGCTGGCCCGCGCCCGCGACGACCGGGCGGTGGTGCCCGACCGGGAGGCCAAGTCCGTCAGCGTGGAGGGCACCTACGAGCACGACGTCACCGACCGCGACCAGATGGAGGCGATCATCACCCGCCAGGCCGCCGACGTGGCCCGGCGGCTGCAGGGCGGTGGCCTGTCGGGGCGGACCGTGACGCTGAAGGTCCGGCTCTACGACTTCACCACGCTGAGCCGCTCCTCCACCCTCGACGCCCCCACGGAGAGCCCTGCCGCCATCGCCCGGGTCGCCCGCGGCCTGTTGCGCGACCTCGACACCTCCGGGGGCGTGCGGCTGCTCGGGGTCGGGGTGTCCGGCCTGGCCGACTGGGTGCAGGAGGACCTGTTCGGCACCGACGCCCCGGAGGACGCGGCCGAGAACACCGACAAGGGCGCCGACGAGGACACCGGCCACCACAGCGCCGATGCCCCCGACAGCCTCGAGGGCCCCGCCGCCGAGCAGCAGGCCGCCGCGCAGCAGGCCGCCGAGCACGTGCTGCCCGAGGCCGGCGTCCGCTCCCGGGGCACCCAGTGGTCCCCGGGCCTCGACGTGGTGCACGCCGAGCACGGCCGGGGCTGGGTGTGGGGTGCGGGCCGGGGCGTGGTGACGGTGCGGTTCGAGACCGCGCAGAGCTCTCCGGGACCCGTGCGCTCGTTCCGTGCCGACGACCCCGCGCTGAGCCGGTGGCGTCCACCGGACTCGGAGGAGCCCCAGCAGCCCGGACGGGCCCGGGACCAGTAG
- a CDS encoding S9 family peptidase — MSAEMPVPPRAEARPVTTTHHGRTRVDEYDWLRAKEDPAVLAHLEAENAYTQARTAHLASLRGRIFEEIKSRTLETDLSVPTRVRGYWYYGRSFEGRQYGATCRVAVGDPDDWTPPQPAADARPDQPALPGEEVLLDLDALAEGHEFFSLGGSSVSPDDRLLAYATDVVGDERYTVRVLDLSTRELLDDELTGVLGGVTWGGSPDHFYYTTVDEAWRPDKVWRHRLGTAQADDELVFHEPDERYFVGVGRTRSRRFVMIAASSKTTSEFHVLDARDPHAAPVCFATRTDGVEYSLEHAVIGGTDAFLVLHNAAGPEFELGLAPAEPTPLEQWRPLLPHDESVRLEDVDAFADHLVVQQRSEGRPRVRVLRLSHDLAAPIAADAFIDFPGELATVGAGGNPAWEQPTIRVGMTSLARPSAVYDHDLRTGELVLRKQAPVLGGYDPDAYEEHRLWATSVDGVQVPISLVVRKGVRGPAGNDPVPVHLYGYGAYEASMDPYFAVARLSLLDRGGAFAIAHVRGGGEMGRHWYDDGKLEHKQHTFDDFIACARHLVDSGWSTPDRIVAEGASAGGLLIGAVANQAPESFGGFVAGVPFVDTLTTMLDASLPLTVPEYDEWGNPSDDPAAYDRIAGYAPYDNVADLPYPPILAETSLNDTRVLYVEPAKWVARLRERAPQADVLLRTEMAAGHGGVSGRYRAWEDRAFSLAWILDRLGLADVEPLG; from the coding sequence ATGAGCGCCGAGATGCCCGTCCCCCCGCGCGCCGAGGCGCGTCCGGTCACCACGACCCACCACGGCCGCACCCGCGTCGACGAGTACGACTGGCTGCGGGCCAAGGAGGACCCGGCGGTGCTGGCGCACCTGGAGGCCGAGAACGCCTACACCCAGGCCCGCACCGCCCACCTGGCGAGCCTGCGCGGACGGATCTTCGAGGAGATCAAGTCCCGCACCCTGGAGACCGACCTGTCGGTGCCCACCCGGGTGCGCGGCTACTGGTACTACGGCCGCTCCTTCGAGGGCCGCCAGTACGGCGCCACCTGCCGCGTCGCGGTCGGCGACCCCGACGACTGGACGCCGCCGCAGCCCGCCGCCGACGCCCGCCCGGACCAGCCCGCCCTGCCCGGCGAGGAGGTGCTGCTCGACCTGGACGCCCTCGCCGAGGGCCACGAGTTCTTCTCCCTCGGCGGGTCCTCGGTGAGCCCCGACGACCGGCTGCTGGCGTACGCCACCGACGTCGTCGGCGACGAGCGCTACACGGTGCGGGTGCTGGACCTGAGCACCCGCGAGCTGCTCGACGACGAGCTGACCGGCGTGCTCGGCGGGGTCACCTGGGGCGGCTCGCCCGACCACTTCTACTACACGACCGTCGACGAGGCGTGGCGCCCGGACAAGGTGTGGCGCCACCGCCTCGGCACCGCCCAGGCCGACGACGAGCTGGTCTTCCACGAGCCGGACGAGCGCTACTTCGTCGGCGTGGGCCGCACCCGCAGCCGCCGCTTCGTGATGATCGCCGCGAGCTCCAAGACCACCTCGGAGTTCCACGTCCTGGACGCGAGGGACCCGCACGCCGCGCCGGTCTGCTTCGCCACCCGCACCGACGGCGTGGAGTACTCCCTCGAGCACGCCGTCATCGGCGGCACCGACGCGTTCCTGGTGCTGCACAACGCGGCCGGCCCGGAGTTCGAGCTGGGCCTGGCGCCGGCTGAGCCGACTCCGCTGGAGCAGTGGCGCCCGTTGCTGCCCCACGACGAGTCGGTGCGCCTGGAGGACGTGGACGCCTTCGCCGACCACCTGGTGGTGCAGCAGCGCAGCGAGGGCCGGCCCCGGGTCCGGGTGCTGAGGTTGAGCCATGACCTCGCCGCCCCGATCGCCGCGGACGCCTTCATCGACTTCCCCGGCGAGCTCGCCACCGTAGGAGCCGGCGGCAACCCCGCCTGGGAGCAGCCGACCATCCGGGTCGGCATGACGAGCCTGGCGCGCCCCTCGGCGGTCTACGACCACGACCTGCGCACCGGCGAGCTGGTGCTGCGCAAGCAGGCGCCGGTGCTCGGCGGCTACGACCCCGACGCCTACGAGGAGCACCGGCTGTGGGCCACCTCGGTCGACGGCGTGCAGGTGCCGATCTCGCTGGTGGTGCGCAAGGGCGTCCGTGGGCCCGCGGGCAACGACCCGGTGCCGGTGCACCTGTACGGCTACGGCGCCTACGAGGCCTCCATGGACCCGTACTTCGCCGTCGCGCGACTGTCCCTGCTGGACCGCGGTGGCGCGTTCGCGATCGCGCACGTGCGCGGCGGCGGCGAGATGGGCCGGCACTGGTACGACGACGGCAAGCTCGAGCACAAGCAGCACACCTTCGACGACTTCATCGCCTGCGCCCGCCACCTGGTCGACTCCGGCTGGAGCACCCCGGACCGCATCGTCGCCGAGGGTGCGAGCGCCGGTGGCCTGCTCATCGGCGCCGTCGCCAACCAGGCACCGGAGTCGTTCGGCGGGTTCGTGGCGGGCGTGCCGTTCGTGGACACGCTCACCACGATGCTGGACGCGAGCCTGCCGCTGACCGTGCCGGAGTACGACGAGTGGGGCAACCCCAGCGACGACCCGGCCGCCTACGACCGGATCGCCGGCTACGCGCCGTACGACAACGTCGCCGACCTGCCCTACCCGCCGATCCTGGCCGAGACCTCGCTCAACGACACCCGGGTGCTCTACGTGGAGCCCGCCAAGTGGGTGGCGCGCCTGCGGGAGCGGGCGCCGCAGGCCGACGTGCTGCTGCGCACGGAGATGGCCGCCGGCCACGGCGGCGTGTCGGGCCGCTACCGCGCCTGGGAGGACCGGGCGTTCTCCCTGGCGTGGATCCTGGACCGGCTCGGGCTCGCCGACGTGGAGCCGCTGGGCTGA